The following are from one region of the Vitis riparia cultivar Riparia Gloire de Montpellier isolate 1030 chromosome 14, EGFV_Vit.rip_1.0, whole genome shotgun sequence genome:
- the LOC117930330 gene encoding germin-like protein subfamily 1 member 17 encodes MKKGVSFLVTVALIALVSSLASASDPGPLQDTCVAIDEPNDAVFVNGKFCKDPKLTMAEDFFSSGLDKPGNTSNQVRSNVTTVNVDKIKGLNTLGISIVRIDYEPYGQNPPHTHPRATEILTVLEGTLYVGFVTSNPENRLISKVLNKGDVFVFPIGLIHFQFNVGHTNAVAIAGLNSQNPGVITIAKAVFGSNPPINPDVLTRAFQLDKNVVDYLQSRFS; translated from the exons ATGAAGAAAGGTGTTAGTTTCCTGGTAACTGTTGCTCTCATAGCATTGGTTTCCTCTCTTGCCTCTGCCTCTGATCCAGGCCCACTGCAGGACACCTGTGTTGCCATTGATGAGCCCAATGATGCTG TTTTTGTGAATGGAAAGTTCTGCAAGGACCCAAAGCTGACCATGGCCGAGGATTTCTTCTCTTCAGGCCTGGATAAGCCAGGAAACACATCAAATCAAGTACGGTCAAATGTCACTACCGTAAATGTTGACAAAATAAAGGGACTCAACACTCTTGGCATATCCATTGTTCGTATTGACTATGAACCATATGGCCAAAACCCTCCTCACACTCATCCTCGTGCTACTGAGATCCTAACTGTCTTGGAGGGAACCCTCTACGTTGGCTTTGTCACTTCCAACCCTGAAAACCGTCTCATTAGCAAAGTCCTCAACAAGGGGGATGTATTTGTGTTTCCTATTGGTCTCATTCACTTCCAGTTTAATGTTGGGCACACTAATGCAGTAGCCATTGCTGGTCTGAACAGCCAAAATCCAGGTGTAATCACCATAGCAAAAGCAGTGTTTGGATCGAATCCACCCATCAATCCTGATGTTCTCACAAGGGCCTTCCAGTTGGATAAGAATGTGGTTGACTACCTTCAATCACGCTTCTCGTAA